The sequence AGAAGCAGCTATCGCCGTGGCAGCGCCGCCGGATCTGCCGCAACGGGCCGATCTCCTCCGGCAACTCTAGCCGCGGCCAGTGGCCGAGTGCCAGTATGGTCCCCTCAGCCACCGCACCCGACTCCGCCACCCGCTGCATCGTCTGGAGAATGTGCGGGTCGGCGTACGGCGGATCCATCACCACCAGATCGTACGGCTCCAGGGGCCGAGACAGGAAGGACTGCACGGTCGTCTGATGCACCGCGGCACGATCGGTGAAACGGGTGCTCGCCAGGTTATCACGGATGACGGCACACGCCGCCGGGTTCTGCTCGACAAAGTCGCACCACTCGGCGCCGCGCGACAGCGCCTCGATGCCGATCCCGCCGCTCCCGGCGTACAGGTCGAGCACCCGTCGCGGCCGCACCCCCAGCGTGTGCAGCACCATAAAAAGCGCCTCGCGCACGCGCTGCGACATCGGGCGGGTCCGGCGAGTGCGCGGCACCTTGAGCTGGTGCCCCTTCATCGTGCCGGCGATCACCCGCATCGCATCCCTCCCGGCCGTGGCCCGCGCCCGGCTACGCGCCGGCTCGCGACTTCGTGGGCGCCGGCACCGGACTGGCCGGATAGGACCCGAAGACCTTCAACTCGGCGACAACCTCCGCCATCTGATCCAGCGCGGCGCGGATCGGCGGATCCTCGCGGTGCCCCTCGATATCCACCAGGAAATAGTAGTCGCCCAGCTTGGATTTCTTCGGACGGCTCTCCACCTTGGTCATCTGGATCTGCGCGGCCGCCAGGACGCCCAGCACCTCATAGAGCGCCCCCGGCACATTGGCCTTCACGCTGAAGCAGAGCGAGGTCTTGTCCTGCCCGGTCGGCGGCGCGTCCGCTTCCGCCAGCACGACGAACCGCGTAACGTTGTTGTCGAAGTCCTGAATATCGGCCGCGAGGATCTCGGCGCCGTACAGCTCGGCCGCCCGACGGGTTCCGATCGCCACCTGCGACCGGTCGCCCGCTTCCATTACCCCGGCGACGGCCGCCGCCGTGCTCAGCGCCGCCACCTGCCCGGCGCCCGGCAGCGCACGCTCGAGAAACCGCCGGCACTGCCCGAGCGCCTGCGGGTGCGACGTCACCGTACGCACCTCAGCGAGCGTCGTGCCCGGCACCCCGACCAAGAAGTGCCGAACCGGCAGCACCAGCTCACCGCAGAGCTTCAGATCCGTCTCATGGATCAGCAGGTCAACCGTGCCGCTGACCGAGCCCTCCAGTGAGTTCTCGATGGGGAGCATTGCCTGCTCGGCCAGCCCCGCCTCGACCGCGTTCACCAGCGCCGGAAACGAGGAGAAGGGGACAACCTCCGCCCCGCGCGGCGTGGCCCAGGCCAGCGCCGCCTCCTCGCTGAAGGTCCCCTCCGGCCCGAGGTACGCGATGCGCATACCGATTCCCTTCGCCGAACCGCCGTCGCCCGCCAGAGTATAGGCGCCCCTCCACAACCCGGTCAACGCGGGGGGTGGCGGCACAACGGGACGGATCAGGTTATCATCGGCAGCTCGCGTTCAGTTGGGCTGGAACCCCTGTGCTCTTGCTCTAACAAGTGCGCTCGGGTCCTCCGAGAGAACGGCCCGCAGGTGGTCGTGGAGTTTGGGATCGAGCTGAGCCAGACGTGGAAGACTATCGGCGATGACGAGCCGGGTCCGACGGTCCGAATCGCGCACGAACCACTCTCCCAAGTCCGGGGCAGAAGTCGGTTCTTCCAACCACAAGCGCGCCGCAAGACTCCGAACCCAGGGCGAGGTGTGCGTACTCAATAGATACAGGTCGACACTAGGGCGCATCGACCGCTCCAGAGCCAGCAGGGCACTTCCAGCAGCGGCGATTGCCTTCTCATCGCCGGTATGGAACGTTTCGTAAACCACTCTACGAAGCTGCTGCGCCTGATCAGCCGAGACCGCTAGTTGTCCAGCGGTTTCAATCGCCGTACGCCAGAGACTCCCTACACCGAAATCAAGTCGGACTCGACTGAGCGGATGCAACATGGCGCGCAATGTGACATCGGCGAGACTCACGGGCGTGTCGGGGTTAGCTAACCGAAACGCAGACTCAAACAACTCTCCGCGCACTTGGGAGGACAGCGTGTTAGCGAGTACAGAAACTCCATTCAACGCTGAGTTCCGGAAGAATTCAGGCGAACCGACATCCTCGACAAGAGCCATGAGATGCCGAGCGACTTCCTCGCGGGTTTGTATTGGTAGCAGGCGGACGAACACCGCGGCGTCTTCAAACCCCAGGGTTAGGGACCAGGACTTGCGGGCCTGTCCCGGCTGATAAGACATTATCCGCTTAGCAAGTGAGTTTGCTTCCTCCGCTGCTCTTTCGTGATGTATCTCAGCGAGTGCCAACACTTCGAGCGCCACGCGGTTCCCGCCATCGGCTTCGCTCATCAGAGCTTGCCGGATGTGCTCGTCGAGATCGACCGCGACGACCAAATAGTCACGGAGTCGCCAAGCGAGGTCTTCGTGATTCAAACTCCGAGCGATCAATGTACGAGCGAGATGCCGCAGCGATGGTCGTGTGTAATGGAACCGCCCCAACAGAGTTCCGACATAATTACCTATTAGACGATCGTGGCCTGGCTCTCTCGAAAGCAGCGACTCTATACGGTACAACACAGCCTCACAGGCGTCGCTCGACAATTGGTACGCTACACCGGCGAGGGCGGCCCATGCCGCTCGCACGACCTTCCGTCCCATAGGAGATTGATCCGCGCCGTCCGTGAGTTCGACAAGACGTGACTCGATACGATGGACCCAATCGGGAGGCAGTACATCGCCTTGTTCAGCGATCTCCGCTAGAGCTGTAACTTGCACCCAGGGTGTTTCTCGCCACAGGTCGGCTGAAACGTCCACGGGCTTGCCACAGCGACGTACGGTCTCCGTCACCTTCTCGGTACACCCTGCACGAATATAGTTCGCCACCGCCGCAGCGAACTCACCGGCTTCAACATAGAGGTCACCGATTAGCTCGCGAGCCTCAAGCTCTGTGCTCAAGTGTCCGGACAGTCGGCTTTCCCATAGATATCGACGCAGGCTCTGATGTGCATCAGGCAACCGCCCGGCATGAAGGGCCCGCAGAGCAGCGGCTCGGGAGTCACGGTTCCTTGTTAACCGAGTCACCTTGTCAGGAATCGCACGGGCCAGCGTATGGACCTCACCTGCCCCCGTAAAGTCGGTTCCGTACGTGAACTGGAGCTTCGAAATTGCATACAGCGATTGGGCTACATCTCCGTACAGGTCAGTCTGCGTCAGCTTCTCGATCGCTCGCCGGTACTCGTCAATCGCTTCGCTCCATTGCGCAGCCAAACCGAGCTCTCGGCCGTATCGGGCAAAGACCAGACCAGCATCCTTGGGCCCGAGACGCGCTGACGATGCCTCACGCAAGAGCTCTGTCCAGTCACCTCCGAACTCGGCCAGTGCCAGGCGCAACCTCACCACGACCGCTTCGTCGGACCTTGCCCCAAATCGTTCAAGCACCTCTTTGCAGACAGCGGTTACCT is a genomic window of Sphaerobacter thermophilus DSM 20745 containing:
- the pheA gene encoding prephenate dehydratase; the protein is MRIAYLGPEGTFSEEAALAWATPRGAEVVPFSSFPALVNAVEAGLAEQAMLPIENSLEGSVSGTVDLLIHETDLKLCGELVLPVRHFLVGVPGTTLAEVRTVTSHPQALGQCRRFLERALPGAGQVAALSTAAAVAGVMEAGDRSQVAIGTRRAAELYGAEILAADIQDFDNNVTRFVVLAEADAPPTGQDKTSLCFSVKANVPGALYEVLGVLAAAQIQMTKVESRPKKSKLGDYYFLVDIEGHREDPPIRAALDQMAEVVAELKVFGSYPASPVPAPTKSRAGA
- a CDS encoding RsmD family RNA methyltransferase; this translates as MRVIAGTMKGHQLKVPRTRRTRPMSQRVREALFMVLHTLGVRPRRVLDLYAGSGGIGIEALSRGAEWCDFVEQNPAACAVIRDNLASTRFTDRAAVHQTTVQSFLSRPLEPYDLVVMDPPYADPHILQTMQRVAESGAVAEGTILALGHWPRLELPEEIGPLRQIRRRCHGDSCFSIYEVVTPPGAADGEATEG